The proteins below are encoded in one region of Doryrhamphus excisus isolate RoL2022-K1 chromosome 4, RoL_Dexc_1.0, whole genome shotgun sequence:
- the smarca2 gene encoding probable global transcription activator SNF2L2 has protein sequence MSTPSDTTSGMSHPGPSPGAGLSPGPILGPSPGPDPSPGSVHSMMGPSPGPGTPNAAHGMQGQAQGDFSQDVMYSMHKPMEGMSDKAMADVMHFGSMKGVGMRSLHSGMGPPQSPMDQHSQGYMSPHPSPMGVHEHASSPMSGGGGPTPPHMPPSQQSPMMPMDPQGGGGLPSMSGMGQHGRGPSTFSPAQLQQLRAQILAYKILTRGQPLPENLQLAVQGKRSLPPMQPQQQQQGPSGSPYSRSQGMPMASLGGAQSSPCPTPALQGHSQSTGPKPWPDSQGGETPASASKHLAPVASGRPSPAPPPAPTIPSVPLPGGSMTPQPAGQQVSPMLQMQQKQNRVTPIQKPQGLDPVGILQEREYRLQARIAHRIQELESLPGSLPPDLRTKATVELKALRLLNFQRQLRQDVVACMRRDTTLETALNSKAYRRSKRQTLREARMTEKLEKQQKLEQEKKRRQKHQEYLNSILQHAKDFKEYHRSVSGKMQKLTRAIATWHTNTEREQKKETERIEKERMRRLMAEDEEGYRKLIDQKKDKRLAYLLQQTDEYVANLTSLVYEHKAAQAAKEKKRRKKKKKRVDGEGGEGTSAIGPDGEPMDESSQMSELPVKVIQTETGKVLQGTDAPKSSQLEAWLEMNPGYEVAPRSDSEESGSEFEEEEEEEGAKAESEEKTVIDPNEEGGCVTAAKHIIESAKQDVDDEYSVPTGQTSSQSYYGVAHAVIERVEKQSSLLINGMLKQYQIQGLEWMVSLYNNNLNGILADEMGLGKTIQTIALITYLMEHKRLNGPYLIIVPLSTLSNWVYELDKWAPSVVKIAYKGTPALRRGLVPQLRSGKFNVLLTTYEYIIKDKHILAKIRWKYMIVDEGHRMKNHHCKLTQVLNTHYVAPRRLLLTGTPLQNKLPELWALLNFLLPTIFKSCSTFEQWFNAPFAMTGERVDLNEEETILIIRRLHKVLRPFLLRRLKKEVESQLPEKVEYVIKCDMSAIQKVLYRHMQKGILLTDGSEKDKKGKGGAKTLMNTIMQLKKICNHPYMFQHIEESFAEHLGYPNGIISGPDLYRASGKFELLDRILPKLQATNHRVLLFCQMTSLMTIMEDYFGYRNFQYLRLDGTTKSDDRALLLKKFNEAASQYFIFLLSTRAGGLGLNLQAADTVIIFDSDWNPHQDLQAQDRAHRIGQQNEVRVLRLCSVNSVEEKILAAAKYKLNVDQKVIQAGMFDQKSSSQERRVFLQAILEHEEQNEEEDEVPDDETLNQMIARNEDEFELYMRIDMDRRREDARNPKRKPRLMEEDELPSWIIKDDAEVERLTYEEEEEKMFGRGSRCRRDVDYSDTLTEKQWLRAIEDGNLEEMEEEIRLKKRKRKRRQDKDPSDREDWGAKAKKRRGRPPAEKLSPNPPKLTKQMNTIIDTVINYRDGSGRQLSEVFVQLPSRKELPEYYELIRKPVDFKKIKERVRSHKYRTVGDLEKDVMLLCHNAQTFNLEGSQIYEDSIVLQSVFKSARQKIAKEEESEEDSEDDEDEEESEAEAKPVWVKIKLNKEARSAERGKKRQSRVKAKPVVSDDDSDDEPDGNDQSDASKSEDE, from the exons ATGTCCACCCCTTCGGACACCACAAGTGGTATGTCCCATCCTGGCCCTTCCCCAGGGGCGGGCCTTTCACCGGGCCCCATCCTGGGCCCCAGCCCTGGACCGGACCCCTCGCCTGGCTCTGTTCACAGTATGATGGGACCCAGCCCCGGGCCCGGAACGCCCAACGCTGCCCACGGCATGCAGGGACAGGCGCAGGGCGACTTCTCTCAAGATGTTATGTATTCTATGCACAAG cCCATGGAGGGAATGAGCGACAAGGCCATGGCAGACGTGATGCACTTTGGTAGCATGAAAGGTGTGGGCATGAGGTCCCTTCACAGTGGCATGGGCCCCCCTCAGAGTCCCATGGATCAGCATAGCCAGG GGTACATGTCCCCCCATCCGTCGCCCATGGGGGTGCATGAGCACGCCTCCAGCCCTATGTCCGGGGGTGGAGGACCCACGCCGCCCCACATGCCTCCCTCCCAGCAGAGCCCCATGATGCCCATGGATCCCCAAGGGGGCGGCGGCCTTCCCAGCATGTCCGGCATGGGCCAGCACGGCAGAGGACCATCCACTTTTAGTCCGGCCCAGCTGCAGCAGCTCAGAGCGCAAATACTGGCCTACAAGATCCTGACTCGTGGGCAGCCACTGCCTGAAAACCTTCAGCTGGCTGTTCAGGGGAAGAGGAGCCTACCCCCGATGCAGccgcagcagcaacaacagggGCCGAGCGGAAGTCCCTACAGCAGGTCTCAAG GCATGCCCATGGCATCTTTGGGTGGAGCCCAGTCAAGCCCCTGCCCCACTCCAGCCCTGCAAGGTCACAGTCAAAGTACCGGACCCAAACCTTGGCCTGACA GCCAAGGTGGTGAGActccagccagtgcctccaAGCACCTCGCCCCGGTTGCCAGCGGTCGGCCCTCACCCGCACCTCCACCTGCCCCCACCATTCCGTCCGTGCCTCTGCCAGGTGGCTCGATGACCCCTCAGCCGGCAGGCCAGCAGGTGTCCCCCATGCTGCAGATGCAGCAGAAGCAGAACCGTGTCACGCCCATCCAGAAGCCCCAGGGCCTGGACCCGGTGGGCATCCTGCAGGAGAGGGAATACAG GCTGCAGGCTCGGATTGCACATCGCATCCAAGAACTGGAGAGCCTGCCAGGGTCCCTGCCGCCTGACCTGAGGACCAAGGCCACGGTGGAGCTCAAGGCACTGCGCCTCCTCAACTTCCAACGGCAG ctgaggCAGGACGTGGTGGCGTGCATGAGGCGGGACACCACCCTGGAGACGGCCCTCAACTCCAAGGCCTACCGACGCAGCAAGCGGCAAACGCTGAGGGAGGCGCGCATGACAGAGAAGTTGGAGAAGCAGCAGAAGCTGGAGCAGGAGAAGAAACGCCGGCAGAAGCACCAG GAATACCTCAACAGTATTCTTCAGCATGCTAAAGACTTCAAGGAGTACCACCGCTCCGTGTCCGGAAAAATGCAGAAGCTCACTCGAGCCATTGCGACCTGGCACACCAACACGGAGAGGGAGCAGAAAAAGGAGACTGAAAGGATCGAGAAGGAGAGAATGAGGAGGCTAATG GCCGAAGACGAGGAGGGTTACCGTAAACTCATTGACCAAAAGAAGGACAAGCGCCTGGCGTACTTGCTGCAGCAGACGGATGAGTACGTGGCCAACCTCACCTCTCTCGTGTACGAACACAAAGCAGCGCAGGCGgccaaggagaagaagaggaggaagaagaagaagaag AGGGTGGACGGAGAAGGCGGCGAAGGCACCAGTGCGATTGGACCTGATGGAGAA CCGATGGACGAGAGCAGCCAGATGAGTGAGCTGCCCGTCAAAGTCATTCAGACGGAGACGGGGAAAGTTTTACAGGGAACAGATGCTCCCAAGTCCAGCCAGCTGGAGGCGTGGCTTGAGATGAACCCCGG GTACGAGGTGGCGCCTCGGTCCGACAGCGAGGAGAGCGGCTCCGAATTTGAGGAGGAG gaagaagaagagggggcAAAGGCAGAAAGCGAGGAGAAGACCGTAATCGATCCCAACGAGGAGGGAGGATGTGTGACTGCTGCCAAGCACATTATCGA GTCAGCCAAGCAGGATGTGGACGACGAGTACAGCGTCCCGACGGGCCAGACCAGCTCCCAGTCTTACTACGGTGTGGCCCACGCTGTTATCGAGAGGGTAGAGAAGCAGTCGTCTCTTCTGATCAACGGCATGCTCAAACAGTACCAG ATCCAGGGTCTGGAGTGGATGGTGTCCCTGTACAACAACAACTTAAACGGCATCCTGGCTGACGAGATGGGCCTGGGCAAGACCATCCAAACCATCGCTCTCATCACCTACCTGATGGAGCACAAGAGGCTCAACGGTCCCTATCTCATCATCGTCCCTCTCTC gACTTTGTCCAACTGGGTGTATGAACTTGACAAGTGGGCACCATCCGTGGTCAAAATTGCATACAAG GGAACCCCTGCCTTGAGACGTGGACTTGTGCCACAGCTCCGAAGCGGAAAATTCAACGTTTTGCTGACGACGTATGAATACATCATCAAGGACAAGCATATACTGGCCAAG ATCCGCTGGAAGTACATGATCGTTGACGAGGGTCACCGCATGAAGAACCATCACTGTAAGCTGACCCAGGTGCTGAACACACATTACGTGGCcccccgccgcctcctcctcaccGGCACGCCGCTGCAGAACAAGCTGCCCGAGCTGTGGGCGCTGCTCAACTTCCTGCTGCCCACCATCTTTAAGAGCTGCAGCACCTTTGAGCAGTGGTTCAACGCTCCCTTCGCCATGACGGGGGAGAGG GTTGACCTGAATGAGGAGGAGACCATCCTGATTATTCGCCGCTTGCACAAGGTGCTCCGCCCCTTCCTGCTGCGCCGCCTGAAGAAAGAGGTGGAGTCTCAGCTGCCGGAGAAG GTGGAGTATGTCATCAAATGTGACATGTCGGCCATCCAGAAGGTTCTCTACCGGCACATGCAGAAGGGCATCCTGCTGACAGACGGCTCGGAGAAAGACAAGAAG GGTAAAGGAGGAGCAAAGACCCTGATGAACACCATCATGCAGCTGAAGAAGATCTGCAACCACCCGTACATGTTCCAGCACATCGAG GAATCCTTTGCTGAGCATTTGGGATACCCCAACGGCATCATCAGCGG GCCGGATCTGTACCGAGCCTCTGGGAAGTTTGAGCTTCTGGATCGCATCCTGCCAAAGCTGCAGGCCACCAACCACCGGGTTCTGCTCTTCTGCCAGATGACCTCGCTCATGACCATCATGGAAGACTACTTTGGCTACCGCAACTTTCAGTATTTGCGCCTGGACG GAACCACCAAGTCTGACGATCGAGCGTTGCTGCTGAAGAAATTTAACGAGGCGGCGTCGCAGTACTTCATCTTCCTGCTCAGCACGCGGGCCGGCGGCCTCGGACTCAACCTGCAGGCCGCCGACACCGTCATCATCTTTGACAGCGACTGGAACCCACATCAG GACCTCCAGGCTCAGGACCGTGCTCACCGCATCGGCCAGCAGAACGAGGTGCGTGTACTTCGCCTCTGCTCCGTCAACAGCGTGGAGGAGAAGATCCTGGCAGCGGCCAAGTACAAGCTCAACGTGGACCAGAAAGTCATCCAGGCCGGCATGTTTGACCAGAAGTCCTCCAGTCAAGAGCGCCGCGTCTTCCTCCAGGCCATTCTGGAGCATGAGGAGCAGAACGAG GAGGAAGACGAGGTGCCCGACGATGAAACCCTCAACCAGATGATCGCTCGCAATGAAGATGAGTTTGAGCTCTACATG CGCATCGACATGGATCGACGGCGGGAGGATGCCAGGAACCCCAAACGTAAGCCTCGCCTGATGGAAGAGGACGAGCTGCCCTCGTGGATCATCAAGGACGACGCCGAGGTGGAGCGCCTCACgtacgaggaggaggaagagaagatGTTTGGCCGAGGGTCACGCTGCCGCCGAGACGTGGACTACAGCGACACGCTGACCGAGAAGCAGTGGCTGCGG GCCATCGAGGATGGCAACttggaggagatggaggaggagatAAGACTGAAGAAGCGCAAACGCAAGCGGCGGCAGGACAAGGACCCATCAGACCGGGAGGACTGGGGCGCCAAGGCCAAGAAGAGACGAGGACGCCCGCCGGCTGAGAAGCTCTCCCCCAACCCACCGAAACTCACCAAGCAAATGAACACCATCATCGATACGGTCATCAACTACAGGGACGG TTCCGGAAGACAGCTCAGCGAGGTCTTTGTCCAGCTACCGTCCAGGAAGGAGCTTCCAGAATACTATGAGCTGATCAGAAAGCCTGTGGACTTCAAGAAGATCAAG GAACGCGTCAGGAGCCACAAATACCGAACTGTGGGTGACCTGGAGAAGGATGTGATGCTGCTCTGTCACAACGCCCAGACCTTCAACCTGGAGGGATCCCAA ATTTACGAGGACTCCATCGTCCTGCAGTCCGTGTTCAAGAGCGCCAGGCAGAAGATCGCCAAGGAAGAGGAAAGCGAGGAGGACAGCGAGGACGACGAGGACGAAGAAGAGTCAGAGGCTGAGG CAAAGCCGGTGTGGGTGAAGATCAAACTGAACAAAGAAGCCCGAAGCGCCGAGCGAGGCAAGAAGCGTCAGAGCAGAGTCAAGGCCAAGCCTGTGGTCAGCGATGACGACAGCGACGACGAACCAGATGGCAAT